One Eurosta solidaginis isolate ZX-2024a chromosome 5, ASM4086904v1, whole genome shotgun sequence DNA segment encodes these proteins:
- the LOC137252332 gene encoding PHD finger protein rhinoceros-like isoform X1 — protein sequence MQFKFIDANLYRYDVISAMKVPDSEPLANYEYLIVNDQWKQEWEKGVQVPVNPDSLPEPTVYVLSEPIMPPSHDFKLSKNRFLRISKDDTYSNDLHCLTNVVTQAENTCA from the exons atgcaatttaagtttatcgatgccaatttatatagatat GATGTCATAAGTGCAATGAAAGTGCCGGATTCAGAGCCTTTGGCTAATTACGAGTATCTCATTGTAAATGATCAATGGAAGCAAGAGTGGGAGAAGGGCGTGCAGGTGCCTGTCAATCCTGACTCTTTGCCAGAGCCAACCGTTTATGTGCTATCAGAACCAATTATGCCGCCTTCGCATGACTTTAAACT cTCCAAAAATCGCTTCCTGCGTATAAGCAAAGACGATACCTACTCGAACGATTTGCATTGTCTAACAAATGTGGTTACGCAAGCGGAAAATACATGTGCCTAG
- the LOC137252332 gene encoding PHD finger protein rhinoceros-like isoform X2, with translation MSFTAHMIKDVISAMKVPDSEPLANYEYLIVNDQWKQEWEKGVQVPVNPDSLPEPTVYVLSEPIMPPSHDFKLSKNRFLRISKDDTYSNDLHCLTNVVTQAENTCA, from the exons ATGAGCTTTACAGCGCACATGATAAAG GATGTCATAAGTGCAATGAAAGTGCCGGATTCAGAGCCTTTGGCTAATTACGAGTATCTCATTGTAAATGATCAATGGAAGCAAGAGTGGGAGAAGGGCGTGCAGGTGCCTGTCAATCCTGACTCTTTGCCAGAGCCAACCGTTTATGTGCTATCAGAACCAATTATGCCGCCTTCGCATGACTTTAAACT cTCCAAAAATCGCTTCCTGCGTATAAGCAAAGACGATACCTACTCGAACGATTTGCATTGTCTAACAAATGTGGTTACGCAAGCGGAAAATACATGTGCCTAG
- the LOC137252332 gene encoding PHD finger protein rhinoceros-like isoform X3, whose amino-acid sequence MGKDVISAMKVPDSEPLANYEYLIVNDQWKQEWEKGVQVPVNPDSLPEPTVYVLSEPIMPPSHDFKLSKNRFLRISKDDTYSNDLHCLTNVVTQAENTCA is encoded by the exons ATGGGGAAG GATGTCATAAGTGCAATGAAAGTGCCGGATTCAGAGCCTTTGGCTAATTACGAGTATCTCATTGTAAATGATCAATGGAAGCAAGAGTGGGAGAAGGGCGTGCAGGTGCCTGTCAATCCTGACTCTTTGCCAGAGCCAACCGTTTATGTGCTATCAGAACCAATTATGCCGCCTTCGCATGACTTTAAACT cTCCAAAAATCGCTTCCTGCGTATAAGCAAAGACGATACCTACTCGAACGATTTGCATTGTCTAACAAATGTGGTTACGCAAGCGGAAAATACATGTGCCTAG
- the LOC137252332 gene encoding uncharacterized protein isoform X4 — translation MGQIMPPTQPRQAPMPSRPPMPGQPPIPGRPGYNQPPAPGTGMYQQPQQYAQAQRRLDPDQMPNPISVIIENQSSAGGAFIIY, via the exons atgggtcaaattatgccaccaacacaacctcgacaggcgccaatgcccagtcggccacccatgccgggtcaacctccaatacccggacgtcctggttataat caaccacctgcacctggtactggtatgtATCAACAGCCACAACAGTATgctcaagcccaacgccgtttagatcccgatcagatgccaaatcctataagcgttatcattgaaaatcaaagtagcgctggtggtgcttttattatttattaa